From Procambarus clarkii isolate CNS0578487 chromosome 49, FALCON_Pclarkii_2.0, whole genome shotgun sequence, a single genomic window includes:
- the LOC138351482 gene encoding uncharacterized protein, protein MAASSPVIQPEDVNRLRYGLAVTKAGRDALASVFMWSYRGTFPVLTYLTQDLGYTNVQYRRVFNDHQRDKLKDSSDAATFDITLLYKLLQHVCGLAMKDDPTWTTPRPLGPSLEHLIYSLKQHRNTLAHDNVGMSEQDLTSTLTELSDLLAKMLAEAGVRCGINSQDVDHVTRDVTKYIGDLLEKVREPLDPSDVAYLPQLRQEIKMFKSHITEEVKQMSKQELTDGYKLLYQIVPAPWLLLNINYNPSLAFTRLRLLEDPVIGARPSHAAKGQDINFEDILSMRREDGRVPECVLLTGEGGMGKTTLLKLILEKWVEDPAAIRHLGTVDLVFYVQCRDSYLNTFDGLLRQLLPQTLRDSGADFQLFKEIILSLNILVLIDGYDEVNDHSGRLVKELLHLPGKDVRLVITTRPGWDQQLSQLVPHTRPRCNILVLGITPERRVEFAERTIKVLVEEESQRSVITGRFTQRLEQMSQFLGEYLNTPLTLTLLALLCVEAPEEFNNLTTNTQVYEKIHDFITNKLVSRLTDKHVTEPKGKCDENVKKFLRFLEEISLRGIQRQEYDLWPETEAEIREKCDTLGLPQEEVLSNYFTRTSYRRGLNVVWVFGYFHARYQEYCASRRLVDLLLRAEQGRGDPASHRVSGESSTIIDLLVDVVRKEKRSLGDHLRVSKFDISVLQEFIERPRWQNILVSTTGVLCARGVEHRFITHIIDLCEMVTLEPDELLKHVAESRGSEHVIQAVCEKLRTEQEWSIRSVDSWVVLPLVLKKVTPKNIYLNIKDTSQLKQHLSTLSVLATMKVTIYLDLDYSLDSKERSDITKQCLERLTAPGSKCTLEEFSGDLSEAAIPLLPHTLESLLLHLTLHQLPVLIRHLPHLPHLQDLGIDLDVRGYVVPDTLDATGYVDPDTLDATGYVDPDTLDDTGYVDPGTLDATGYVDPDTLDDTGYVHPDTLDATGYVDPDTLDATGYVDPDTLDDTGYVHPDTLDATGYVDPDTLDATGYCFQWFQKYFYIKSHELENL, encoded by the exons ATGGCGGCCTCGAGTCCTGTTATCCAACCGGAAGATGTGAACAGACTGCGGTATGGACTGGCTGTGACTAAGGCAGGACGAGACGCGCTAGCAAGTGTGTTTATGTGGTCGTACCGGGGCACCTTCCCAGTACTGACTTACCTCACTCAGGACTTGGGGTACACCAATGTTCAGTACAGGCGTGTCTTCAATGATCACCAGAGGGATAAACTCAAAGATTCCTCTGACGCTGCAACTTTTGACATCACCCTGTTGTATAAACTCCTGCAACATGTGTGTGGTCTGGCTATGAAGGATGACCCCACGTGGACCACTCCAAGACCTCTgggaccatcacttgaacacCTCATTTACAGCCTGAAGCAACACCGAAACACGTTGGCCCATGATAATGTGGGAATGTCAGAGCAAGATCTTACGTCAACACTGACGGAGCTCAGTGACTTATTGGCTAAGATGCTGGCTGAGGCCGGCGTCCGGTGTGGGATAAACAGCCAggatgtggaccacgtgaccagagaTGTCACCAAGTATATTGGTGATCTGCTAGAGAAGGTCAGAGAGCCGCTGGATCCCTCAGATGTGGCGTACTTGCCTCAGCTCCGCCAGGAGATTAAGATGTTCAAAAGCCACATCACAGAAGAGGTTAAGCAGATGAGCAAGCAGGAGCTAACTGACGGGTATAAACTTCTGTACCAGATTGTTCCCGCACCCTGGCTCCTCCTCAACATTAACTACAACCCAAGTCTTGCTTTTACACGACTACGACTCCTTGAAGATCCTGTCATAGGGGCAAGACCCTCCCACGCTGCCAAGGGTCAGGATATAAACTTTGAAGACATCTTGAGCATGAGACGAGAGGACGGAAGAGTCCCTGAGTGTGTCCTCCTGACGGGGGAAGGTGGTATGGGCAAGACAACTttactcaagctcatcctcgagaaGTGGGTAGAGGACCCTGCTGCCATACGTCACCTGGGCACTGTGGACCTCGTTTTCTATGTACAGTGCAGGGACTCATATCTTAATACCTTCGATGGTCTCCTCCGCCAGTTGCTGCCTCAAACACTTCGTGATTCTGGTGCCGACTTCCAGCTGTTTAAGGAGATAATCTTGAGCTTAAATATATTAGTCCTGATTGACGGCTACGACGAGGTCAACGACCATTCAGGAAGGCTGGTGAAGGAGCTGTTGCACCTGCCTGGCAAGGATGTGAGGTTGGTGATAACCACACGGCCGGGGTGGGACCAACAACTGTCACAGCTCgtcccacacaccagacctcgctgcaacatcctcgtcttgggcatcactccagaacgtcgcgtggagttcgccgagagaaccatcaaggtgctggtggaggaagagagccaacggagtgtcatcacagggaggtttacccagcggctggagcagatgagtcagttcctgggtgagtacctcaaCACTCCACTCACCTTGACCTTGTTGGCGCTGCTGTGTGTCGAGGCTCCAGAAGAATTTAACAATCTCACCACAAACACTCAAGTCTACGAGAAGATTCATGACTTCATAACCAACAAATTAGTGTCCAGACTCACAGACAAACACGTGACCGAACCCAAAGGAAAATGTGACGAAAATGTGAAAAAGTTTTTGAGGTTCTTAGAAGAGATTAGtttaagagggatccagaggcaggagtacgacctttggccggagacggaagcggagattagggagaagtgtgacactctgggactgccacaggaggaggtcttgtccaactatttcacaagaaccagctaccgtcggggcctcaatgtggtgtgggtgtttggctattttcacgccaggtaccaggagtattgTGCCAGCAGGAGGCTGGTCGATCTCTTGTTGAGGGCTGAGCAAGGCCGAGGTGATCCAGCATCACACCGTGTATCAGGGGAAAGCTCTACAATCATTGACCTCTTGGTGGATGTTGTACGTAAGGAAAAACGCTCCTTGGGAGATCACCTGAGAGTGTCAAAGTTTGATATTAGCGTGCTACAAGAGTTTATTGAGCGCCCCAGATGGCAGAACATTTTAGTCAGCACTACCGGGGTGCTGTGTGCCCGGGGAGTAGAGCACAGGTTCATTACTCACATAATTGACCTGTGCGAGATGGTTACACTTGAGCCTGACGAGCTGTTGAAGCATGTAGCAGAGTCCCGCGGGAGTGAGCACGTCATCCAAGCCGTGTGTGAGAAGCTGCGTACAGAACAAGAGTGGTCAATACGGAGTGTTGACTCGTGGGTTGTCCTGCCGCTTGTTCTTAAGAAGGTGACACCTAAGAACATTTACCTAAACATAAAGGATACATCCCAACTAAAGCAGCACCTGTCTACACTGTCAGTGCTGGCAACAATGAAGGTAACCATATACCTAGATCTTGACTATAGTTTAGACAGCAAAGAGAGAAGTGATATAACAAAACAATGTTTGGAGAGGCTGACAGCCCCCGGCAGTAAGTGTACCTTAGAGGAGTTTAGTGGTGACTTGTCTGAGGCAGCCatacccctcctgcctcacaccctcGAGAGCCTCCTCCTGcacctcacactacaccaactgcccgtcctcatccgtcacctgcctcaccttcctcacctgcaggatcttg GCATTGACCTGGACGTCAGGGGCTACGTggtcccggacaccctggacgccacgggctacgtggacccggacaccctggacgccacgggctacgtggaccctgaCACCCTGGAcgacacgggctacgtggacccgggcaccctggacgccacgggctacgtggaccctgaCACCCTGGACGACACGGGCTACGtgcacccggacaccctggacgccacgggctacgtggacccggacaccctggacgccacgggctacgtggacccggacaccctggacgacaCGGGCTACGtgcacccggacaccctggacgccacgggctacgtggacccggacaccctggacgccacgggctac TGCTTCCAGTGGTTTCAAAAATATTTTTACATTAAAAGTCATGAATTAGAGAACTTATAA